One window of the Daphnia pulex isolate KAP4 chromosome 8, ASM2113471v1 genome contains the following:
- the LOC124200481 gene encoding proliferation-associated protein 2G4-like codes for MADKDKDEQEKTIAEDFVVTKYKMAGEISNRVIQGVIAQCVAGASVRELCTLGDKLLLEETVKVFKKEKELKKGIAFPTCLSVNNCVCHFSPLASDTDVELKDGDVVKIDLGAHVDGFIASVAHTVVVGSSPSTKITGRKADILLAAHYASEAALRLMKPGTENQAVTSVVQTIAESYKCKPIEGMLSHQLKQFEIDGEKSIIQNPNEIQRKEHEKSTFELHEVYAIDVLISSGEGVGKEMDTRTTVFKKTNETYMLKMKASRALFTEVNSKCGTMPFSLRNLEDEKKARMGVLECVSHKLLEPFHVLYEKPNEIVAQFKFTVLLMPNGPQKITGLPFDPTAFQTANSITDEEVKKLITSSTRSKPNKKKKPATTEVKKEAAPVTAN; via the exons GCGTGATTCAAGGAGTCATTGCCCAATGTGTAGCAGGAGCTTCAGTTCGAGAACTCTGCACACTGGGAGACAAGCTGCTACTTGAAGAAACCGTCAAGGtttttaagaaggaaaaagaactgaagaaAGGCATTGCTTTCCCAACCTGTCTCTCTGTCAACAACTGTGTCTGccatttttctcctttggcTAGTGATACAGATGTGGAACTGAAAGACGGTGATGTTGTTAAAAT TGATCTAGGTGCTCACGTTGATGGCTTCATTGCATCTGTGGCTcacactgttgttgttggcagtTCACCATCAACTAAAATTACTGGCCGCAAAGCTGACATTCTCCTGGCAGCTCACTATGCCTCTGAAGCTGCTCTCAGGTTAATGAAACCTGGCACAGAG aatcaaGCAGTTACCAGCGTTGTTCAAACGATCGCCGAAAGCTACAAGTGCAAACCCATCGAAGGAATGCTTAGCCACCAATTGAAGCAGTTTGAGATCGACGGTGAAAAATCGATTATTCAAAACCCGAACGAGATCCAGCGTAAAGAGCACGAAAAAAGTACCTTTGAACTCCACGAAGTGTACGCAATCGATGTTCTGATTAGCTCTGGAGAGGGAGTg GGCAAGGAGATGGACACTCGAACGACCGTGTTCAAAAAAACCAATGAGACGTACATGCTGAAGATGAAGGCTTCCCGTGCTCTTTTCACGGAAGTCAACTCAAAGTGCGGCACGATGCCGTTCTCCCTTCGCAATCTGGAAGACGAGAAGAAAGCCCGCATGGGAGTCCTCGAGTGTGTCTCACACAAATTGCTCGAACCCTTCCACGTTCTCTACGAGAAACCTA ATGAAATTGTGGCCCAATTCAAGTTCACCGTCTTGTTGATGCCCAACGGTCCGCAGAAGATCACTGGTCTTCCATTTGATCCCACGGCCTTCCAGACGGCGAACAGCATCACCGACGAGGAAGTCAAGAAACTAATAACCTCCTCCACTCGTAGCAAGCctaacaagaagaagaagcctgCAACAACTGAAGTGAAAAAG GAAGCAGCACCTGTAACAGCCAATTAA